Proteins encoded in a region of the Methylocystis echinoides genome:
- a CDS encoding DUF736 domain-containing protein has protein sequence MANIGTFTSNGNGFTGTIRTLTLNVKARLVRVENPSDKGPHFRIFAAANAELGAAWQKHSDQTDRDYLSVKLDDPSFPAPIYATLVEVEGEEGLQLIWSRPNRD, from the coding sequence ATGGCTAACATCGGCACCTTCACCTCGAACGGCAACGGCTTCACGGGCACCATCCGCACCCTGACCTTGAACGTCAAAGCTCGGCTGGTCCGCGTCGAAAACCCCTCCGACAAGGGCCCGCACTTCCGCATCTTCGCCGCAGCGAATGCCGAGCTCGGCGCCGCTTGGCAGAAGCACTCCGACCAGACGGACCGCGACTACCTCTCGGTCAAGCTCGACGATCCGAGCTTCCCCGCTCCGATCTACGCGACCCTGGTCGAGGTCGAAGGCGAGGAAGGCCTGCAGCTGATCTGGTCTCGGCCGAACCGCGACTGA
- a CDS encoding WGR domain-containing protein has protein sequence MANEVPEQLHLHRVEPARNMRRFYALALQPTLFGGASVIRNWGRIGTNGQSMMETFDQPEEASVALGRLERAKRRRGYRDVGAADRN, from the coding sequence ATGGCCAACGAGGTTCCTGAACAGCTCCATCTGCATCGCGTCGAGCCGGCCCGAAACATGCGGCGCTTCTACGCGCTCGCGCTTCAACCGACGCTGTTCGGCGGCGCGTCGGTCATCCGGAACTGGGGGCGCATCGGAACCAACGGCCAGTCGATGATGGAGACCTTCGACCAGCCCGAGGAAGCCTCCGTCGCTCTAGGCCGGCTTGAGCGTGCAAAAAGGCGGCGTGGCTATCGCGATGTTGGCGCTGCAGATCGCAACTAG
- a CDS encoding Hsp20 family protein → MRSFDYRPLYRSTVGFDRLLDMLDTSVRSDWPPYNIEKKSDNDYRITMAIAGFSPDEVELTQDGPELIVTGQKRPSQENRQILHQGLAIGDFKQAFKLADHVKVANATLENGLLSVDLVREIPEELKPRRIAIGSTRNAPSAGDNGKTKQISQNTEPQRKAA, encoded by the coding sequence ATGAGAAGCTTCGATTATAGGCCCCTTTACCGCTCGACGGTGGGCTTCGATCGCCTTCTCGACATGCTCGATACCAGCGTGCGCTCAGACTGGCCGCCTTACAACATCGAGAAGAAGAGCGACAACGACTACCGCATCACCATGGCGATCGCCGGCTTCAGCCCGGATGAGGTGGAGCTCACCCAGGACGGTCCTGAGCTCATCGTGACGGGACAGAAAAGGCCGAGCCAGGAGAATAGGCAGATTCTTCACCAAGGGTTGGCGATCGGCGATTTCAAACAGGCGTTCAAGCTTGCCGACCACGTCAAGGTCGCCAATGCTACGTTGGAGAATGGCCTGCTGTCGGTCGATCTGGTGCGGGAGATTCCCGAGGAGTTGAAGCCTCGCCGGATCGCCATCGGTTCGACGCGCAACGCCCCATCGGCGGGAGACAACGGCAAGACGAAGCAGATCAGCCAAAATACGGAGCCGCAGCGCAAAGCTGCCTGA